In Coleofasciculaceae cyanobacterium, a single genomic region encodes these proteins:
- a CDS encoding glycosyltransferase, whose amino-acid sequence MANNFKHNFKLDWFKRVEQGLLTLAIVGGCFLFIQKLEILGTLTEVLNFWQWGQFTFGSVATSTNTLILPSLIGVASTLAIIQLYPIAPPRWLRLAVISILLLLLGRYFFWRLFATLNLTDPINGTLSVSLLVVEALGWILSLSSLILAVLERDRTIEADRMSQAVLQGEYLPWVDVYVSTYNESVTMLRRTIIGCQGMDYPHKRIYLLDDCRRWQMKNLAEELGCNYLTRPDNRHAKAGNINHALLHTHGELIVIFDCDFIPTRNFLTRTVGFFQQPETALLQTHKAYYNSDPIRHNLGLQSVITNDEDIFFGSILSGRDRANSVICCGSSFVVRRRVLDRIGGIPTETLTEDFVTSLKIQALGDRVIYLNEALSAGLAAENIGGYIDQRLRWGQGTIQTLFCRANPFSLAGLNLVQRFIHGLGILYWFQSGAYVAFLSLPLAFFWLGIEPIRASLSEMLFFFLPYYLTFVVVFSWLTGGRRSRMSQTDCRYFSCCSKARSLLSRWTDS is encoded by the coding sequence GTGGCAAATAATTTTAAGCATAATTTTAAGCTAGATTGGTTCAAGCGTGTCGAACAGGGACTTCTGACGTTAGCAATAGTCGGGGGATGCTTTCTTTTCATTCAAAAGCTAGAAATATTAGGAACGCTGACGGAAGTATTGAACTTTTGGCAATGGGGTCAGTTTACTTTTGGCAGCGTTGCAACTTCGACTAATACTCTCATTTTGCCTAGTTTAATTGGTGTTGCCAGCACCTTGGCAATTATTCAGCTATATCCGATTGCTCCCCCAAGATGGCTGCGATTAGCCGTGATCTCGATTTTACTTCTATTGTTAGGACGCTATTTTTTTTGGCGACTTTTTGCCACACTCAATCTAACTGACCCCATCAACGGTACTTTAAGCGTTTCTCTCTTAGTTGTAGAGGCTTTGGGCTGGATTTTAAGTCTTTCTTCGCTGATTTTGGCCGTCTTAGAACGCGATCGCACTATCGAAGCTGACCGAATGTCTCAGGCTGTGTTGCAGGGTGAATATCTTCCCTGGGTAGATGTCTATGTATCTACTTATAATGAGTCGGTAACAATGTTGCGACGCACCATAATTGGCTGTCAGGGAATGGACTATCCTCACAAGCGTATTTATTTGCTCGATGACTGTCGTCGTTGGCAAATGAAAAATCTGGCTGAAGAACTAGGCTGTAATTATCTGACTCGTCCTGATAACCGTCATGCTAAAGCAGGTAATATCAATCATGCCCTACTGCATACTCATGGCGAATTAATTGTCATCTTTGACTGTGATTTTATTCCCACCCGCAATTTTTTAACTCGTACCGTGGGCTTTTTTCAGCAGCCAGAAACGGCATTACTACAGACCCACAAAGCCTATTATAATAGCGATCCAATTCGGCATAATTTGGGTTTACAAAGCGTCATTACCAACGACGAAGATATCTTTTTTGGCTCGATTTTATCTGGTCGCGATCGCGCTAATTCGGTGATTTGCTGTGGCTCTTCTTTTGTGGTGCGTCGTCGGGTTCTCGATCGCATTGGCGGTATTCCTACGGAAACCCTGACTGAAGATTTCGTAACTTCTCTCAAGATTCAGGCTTTAGGCGATCGCGTTATTTATCTTAATGAAGCTCTTTCGGCGGGGTTAGCTGCGGAAAATATTGGTGGCTATATCGATCAGCGTTTACGTTGGGGACAGGGAACAATTCAAACTTTATTCTGTCGGGCGAATCCCTTTAGCTTAGCTGGTTTAAATCTTGTGCAACGTTTTATTCACGGTTTAGGAATCCTCTACTGGTTTCAGTCTGGGGCTTATGTGGCATTTTTAAGTTTGCCCCTGGCTTTTTTCTGGTTGGGAATTGAACCAATCAGGGCTAGCTTAAGTGAGATGCTGTTTTTTTTCTTGCCTTATTACCTTACTTTTGTCGTAGTTTTTTCCTGGTTAACTGGCGGTAGGCGATCGAGAATGAGCCAGACAGATTGTCGATACTTTAGTTGCTGCTCAAAAGCGCGATCGCTACTTTCAAGATGGACGGATTCGTAA
- a CDS encoding alpha-L-arabinofuranosidase, whose product MYLTTAGVALSTLAANTQRANLLSSQATNTPVNLSVDWSTAISQTTPLVFGSNDYEIMYLSHATDPQYQSLLDKLNIPLIRIHHAKLSEKWSDSATQSWDEAKIKACYDASYAYQPEIVQTIPHWPSWMKDSSGLLASTEYDNYANFCGELVRTLNKTQARQIIYWEPFNELDKPYQDAGKLDELWTIYNQVATRMKQIDPKIKVGGPILTWDDSQTLNHFLDRCSQNVDFISWHRYASGDVEDSTDKIMSFTPKYGKQTRKFRSIVAKHIPERQIPLFLSEYNINYAWDSGETRQNNHVGAVWFASVLKHLAEAEIDMAASWHLKDGIYGMIDSQNNLRPAATVFAWANQFLTGKVMENQSERNSIEALPIEQKHGERSLLLINKSAESAQINLTEKHGSFEVGKTTIHSLDAEGVKTSDAAAKTNLKSFTLNPYSVLLLHS is encoded by the coding sequence TTGTACTTAACAACAGCAGGTGTGGCACTAAGTACATTAGCAGCTAATACCCAGCGGGCAAATTTGTTGTCTTCACAGGCTACAAATACTCCTGTTAATCTTAGCGTTGACTGGTCAACAGCAATATCTCAGACAACGCCTTTAGTTTTTGGCTCTAACGACTATGAAATTATGTATCTTAGTCATGCAACAGATCCACAATATCAAAGCTTGCTGGACAAACTCAATATTCCGCTGATTCGCATCCATCATGCCAAACTTAGTGAAAAATGGAGCGATTCTGCTACTCAAAGTTGGGATGAAGCCAAAATAAAAGCCTGTTATGATGCTTCCTATGCTTATCAACCAGAAATAGTCCAGACAATTCCTCACTGGCCAAGCTGGATGAAAGACAGTAGTGGTTTACTCGCCTCCACGGAATACGATAACTACGCTAATTTCTGTGGCGAGTTAGTCAGAACCCTCAATAAAACTCAAGCTCGGCAAATTATTTACTGGGAGCCATTTAACGAACTAGATAAACCATATCAAGATGCAGGAAAACTAGACGAATTATGGACAATATACAACCAGGTTGCAACCAGAATGAAACAGATAGACCCGAAAATCAAAGTAGGAGGCCCAATTTTAACCTGGGATGATTCTCAAACACTAAATCATTTTCTCGATCGCTGTAGCCAAAACGTAGATTTTATTTCTTGGCATCGCTATGCTAGCGGGGATGTCGAAGATTCTACAGACAAGATTATGTCTTTTACGCCTAAATATGGCAAACAAACCCGTAAATTTCGCTCAATAGTCGCCAAACATATTCCCGAACGCCAAATTCCTTTATTTCTTAGTGAATATAATATCAATTACGCTTGGGATTCAGGTGAAACTAGGCAAAATAACCACGTTGGTGCAGTTTGGTTTGCTTCGGTTTTAAAACACCTTGCTGAAGCAGAAATAGATATGGCGGCTTCTTGGCATTTAAAAGATGGTATTTACGGCATGATCGATTCCCAAAATAACCTTCGTCCAGCCGCAACAGTATTCGCCTGGGCAAATCAATTTTTAACAGGAAAGGTGATGGAAAACCAGAGCGAGCGCAATTCTATTGAAGCTTTGCCAATTGAGCAAAAACATGGCGAACGTTCCCTTTTACTAATCAACAAATCAGCCGAATCTGCCCAGATAAATCTTACCGAAAAACACGGCTCTTTTGAAGTTGGAAAAACGACAATACATTCCTTAGATGCTGAGGGAGTAAAAACATCTGATGCCGCAGCAAAAACAAATCTCAAGTCATTTACTTTAAATCCATATTCAGTTTTACTATTACATTCTTAA
- a CDS encoding alpha/beta hydrolase has protein sequence MPSIKVADFNVNYQAPRGIPKSDREPIMLLVHGAGGSSRHWLPMLSQFNADIFPVAVDLPGHGETSGTVLHDFEAVAEFLDSFLTSLNIDRQIYYVGHSLGGLIGLQFALNYPQRVKQLVVMATSAKIRLHPDFLTSALSGEWDLATLRQSFAPKVPEPTKNIVLNEFKHTRLDSAADDFMGVSQVDLGDEVASLQIPTLIITGSDDVIISPRKAMLLLKQIPDARLINIPGAGHYLQVEEPGKVAKEIEEFLLSVPV, from the coding sequence ATGCCATCAATTAAAGTTGCTGATTTCAACGTCAATTATCAAGCTCCTCGAGGAATACCTAAATCCGATCGCGAACCTATAATGTTGCTGGTACACGGTGCAGGGGGGAGTAGCCGTCATTGGCTGCCCATGCTATCTCAGTTTAATGCTGATATCTTCCCTGTAGCGGTGGATTTACCAGGACACGGAGAGACATCTGGAACAGTTCTTCATGACTTTGAGGCGGTTGCTGAATTTCTCGACAGTTTTTTAACCTCACTAAATATCGACAGGCAAATTTACTACGTTGGTCATTCTTTAGGCGGGTTAATTGGACTACAGTTTGCTCTAAATTATCCCCAGAGAGTAAAACAGCTAGTAGTAATGGCAACCTCAGCCAAAATTCGGCTTCATCCCGACTTTCTCACCTCGGCTTTGAGTGGTGAATGGGATTTAGCAACTTTGCGTCAAAGCTTTGCGCCTAAAGTACCAGAACCGACCAAAAATATAGTCTTAAATGAATTTAAGCATACTCGTTTAGATTCAGCTGCGGATGATTTTATGGGGGTTAGTCAAGTCGATCTCGGTGATGAGGTTGCATCTTTGCAGATTCCCACTCTGATTATCACTGGTTCTGATGACGTAATTATTTCCCCCCGTAAAGCAATGCTGTTGCTCAAGCAAATACCCGATGCTCGTCTGATTAATATTCCTGGTGCTGGTCACTATCTACAGGTAGAAGAACCTGGCAAAGTAGCTAAAGAGATTGAAGAATTTTTGTTAAGTGTGCCTGTTTGA
- a CDS encoding chorismate-binding protein: MITILFFSFIISIFCKSDLVLEAISAETERPKYVATPPTVAAEDNQEYESRVSDLVSAIQRGDLHKAIISRSVEVKGDLDVLGTYTLGAASNNAARSYCFKLGDVRSVGFSPEILMEVNASGFVITNPLAGTRHREADPAKDALLHEELFTDAKEVKEHALSVWLAQEEVSRVCQPETVQVFDFMEVKKYRTVQHLSSRVGGQLKTDKSLWDALKVLFPGITVSGINKKLALEWIDRLEDKPRGLYAGGIGWVDSDGTADLAIAIRSAYQYGDSVYLNAGAGIVGESVPEKEYVESVNKMNTMLSNIVMESGN, from the coding sequence TTGATAACTATTCTATTCTTCTCATTTATTATAAGTATTTTTTGCAAATCGGATTTAGTATTAGAAGCAATATCAGCCGAAACCGAGCGCCCAAAATATGTCGCTACTCCGCCAACTGTAGCAGCAGAGGATAATCAAGAGTATGAATCTAGAGTCAGCGATTTAGTCTCGGCAATTCAACGAGGCGATCTACATAAGGCAATTATTTCTCGTTCTGTAGAGGTCAAAGGCGATCTTGATGTCTTAGGTACTTATACTTTGGGAGCTGCTAGCAACAATGCGGCTCGTTCTTACTGTTTCAAATTGGGTGATGTGCGTTCGGTTGGTTTTAGTCCCGAAATTTTGATGGAGGTAAATGCTAGCGGGTTTGTAATTACCAATCCCTTAGCAGGAACTAGACACCGCGAAGCCGATCCAGCTAAAGACGCGCTGCTGCACGAGGAACTATTTACTGATGCTAAAGAAGTTAAAGAACACGCTCTTTCGGTTTGGCTAGCACAGGAAGAAGTATCTCGGGTTTGTCAGCCGGAAACCGTGCAGGTATTTGACTTTATGGAAGTAAAAAAATATCGCACTGTGCAACACTTGTCCTCGCGAGTTGGCGGACAACTTAAAACCGATAAATCTTTGTGGGACGCTCTTAAAGTTCTCTTTCCTGGAATTACCGTATCGGGAATTAATAAAAAACTAGCCCTAGAATGGATCGATCGCCTTGAAGATAAACCTAGAGGTCTTTACGCGGGTGGTATTGGTTGGGTAGACAGCGACGGAACAGCCGATTTAGCGATCGCGATTCGTTCGGCTTATCAATATGGTGACAGTGTTTACCTCAACGCAGGTGCGGGTATAGTCGGCGAATCTGTTCCCGAAAAAGAATACGTCGAATCGGTTAATAAAATGAACACCATGCTATCCAATATCGTGATGGAGTCTGGAAATTAA
- a CDS encoding IS630 family transposase, producing MPKRAYLAQHLTSSELKEKYRKSSDAVESRRWHLLWKLSLGWTVKNSALAVGLSYPYAKSIIKRYNNFGIAGVKNQKNKTSNHSRGKKKLLSAQQLQKLREQIEQKSPDGGIWTGAKVARWIETETGRNKVWNQRGWDYLKKFGYSWQSPRPTHKKADKLEQEIFKANLGSKVKKLEEKYPEAKIDVWFFDEHRVGLKPILKKVWSLRGKRPIATVQHRYEWLYVYGFVKPKTGETLWYLIPRVNTNWLNVVYQNFAKDAGISPKKKILLIEDNAGWHRSKKAIRPEGIKVEFLPPYSPELYALKD from the coding sequence ATGCCAAAAAGAGCTTATTTAGCCCAACACCTTACTTCTTCTGAACTGAAAGAAAAATATAGAAAAAGCTCAGATGCAGTCGAATCAAGGAGGTGGCATTTATTATGGAAACTTTCATTAGGATGGACAGTCAAAAATAGTGCATTAGCAGTAGGATTAAGCTACCCTTATGCCAAAAGTATTATTAAGAGATACAACAATTTTGGTATAGCAGGAGTCAAAAACCAAAAGAATAAAACTAGCAATCATTCTAGAGGAAAGAAAAAATTGCTATCTGCTCAACAATTGCAGAAATTGAGAGAACAAATCGAACAAAAATCGCCAGATGGTGGAATTTGGACAGGAGCAAAAGTGGCTCGCTGGATTGAAACAGAAACGGGGAGAAACAAGGTTTGGAATCAAAGAGGATGGGACTACCTAAAAAAGTTCGGTTACTCTTGGCAGAGTCCAAGACCAACACATAAAAAAGCGGATAAATTGGAGCAAGAAATATTCAAAGCCAACCTAGGGTCAAAAGTTAAAAAGTTAGAGGAAAAATATCCAGAAGCCAAGATAGATGTATGGTTTTTTGATGAGCATAGAGTCGGTTTAAAACCGATCCTAAAAAAAGTTTGGTCGCTTAGAGGAAAAAGACCAATAGCGACGGTTCAACATCGTTATGAGTGGCTGTATGTATATGGATTTGTCAAACCAAAAACAGGAGAAACTTTATGGTATTTAATTCCAAGAGTTAATACAAATTGGCTTAACGTTGTCTATCAAAACTTTGCCAAAGATGCTGGAATTTCGCCCAAAAAAAAGATTTTATTAATCGAAGATAATGCAGGGTGGCATCGAAGCAAAAAAGCGATAAGACCAGAAGGAATAAAAGTTGAATTTTTACCACCATACTCTCCAGAGCTATATGCCCTAAAGGACTAG
- a CDS encoding beta-ketoacyl synthase N-terminal-like domain-containing protein: MDFLKKCRLQTLLAAGHFVLSAELTPPRHHNLRPLMAIADRLEAYMDVLQINDNALAQARLSNLVAAQFVWHAGIEPVVQMTLRHRNRIALQSDLLGLAALGIRNLIVVGGYPCSRGSDPQAKDAQDMSTIEAIAAINNLTERGCMFNGEKIMLTPDFFMGTVAFTEVKSEDLEASLDHLEAKINCGAKFVQLQATFDLKSLQQCTNRGTEEISYVETGENFYNAGMFNYSAALLARKYNFPGHCTSLSTGCTAGLDALGLSFELIQSGEMSVMMSGATEAPLTSLTYATLDVIGSLSVADCEPAKSSRPFDAKRGGFVIGEAAAVLVLEELDHALARGAHIYAEVVSYSSVSNAFHMTDLPDHGIPMAAVVRKVMESGKVAPEELDYINAHGSSTPQNDVFETNAYKTVLGAQAYQVPIILNPICKKY, translated from the coding sequence GTGGACTTTCTAAAAAAGTGTCGCCTACAAACGTTGTTAGCTGCTGGTCATTTCGTTTTATCTGCCGAACTAACACCACCCCGTCATCATAATTTACGGCCATTAATGGCGATCGCCGATCGGCTAGAAGCTTACATGGACGTGCTCCAAATCAACGATAATGCCCTAGCCCAAGCGCGATTATCCAATTTAGTTGCGGCTCAGTTTGTCTGGCACGCAGGTATAGAACCAGTCGTGCAAATGACTCTTAGGCATCGTAACCGTATTGCCCTGCAAAGCGATCTTTTAGGTTTAGCTGCTTTGGGAATTCGCAATCTGATAGTAGTTGGTGGTTATCCTTGTTCTAGGGGTAGTGACCCACAGGCTAAAGATGCTCAGGACATGAGTACCATTGAGGCGATCGCAGCTATTAATAATTTAACCGAGCGTGGCTGTATGTTTAACGGTGAAAAGATCATGTTAACCCCTGATTTTTTTATGGGAACTGTGGCATTTACTGAAGTAAAATCTGAAGATCTTGAGGCTAGCTTAGATCATCTTGAAGCCAAAATAAATTGTGGCGCCAAGTTCGTTCAGCTACAGGCGACATTCGATCTTAAGTCATTGCAGCAGTGTACCAATCGAGGTACAGAAGAAATTAGCTACGTAGAGACGGGAGAGAATTTCTACAACGCAGGTATGTTTAATTATTCCGCTGCTTTGTTAGCACGCAAGTATAACTTCCCAGGTCATTGCACCTCTCTCTCTACTGGCTGTACTGCGGGGTTAGATGCTCTGGGGTTAAGCTTTGAATTAATCCAGTCTGGAGAAATGTCGGTAATGATGTCGGGCGCAACTGAAGCCCCTTTGACTAGCCTGACCTACGCTACCTTGGATGTAATTGGCTCTCTGTCCGTAGCCGATTGTGAACCTGCCAAATCCTCTCGTCCTTTTGATGCCAAGCGGGGTGGCTTTGTAATTGGTGAGGCTGCTGCGGTTTTGGTATTAGAAGAATTGGATCATGCCCTAGCTAGAGGAGCGCATATTTATGCCGAGGTAGTTAGCTACTCTAGCGTCAGTAATGCTTTCCATATGACCGATTTACCCGATCATGGTATTCCGATGGCAGCTGTGGTTAGGAAAGTTATGGAGTCGGGTAAAGTTGCCCCAGAAGAACTAGATTACATCAACGCTCACGGTAGTTCTACACCACAAAATGACGTTTTTGAAACCAATGCTTATAAAACAGTGTTGGGCGCTCAGGCGTATCAAGTGCCAATTATACTAAATCCGATTTGCAAAAAATACTAA
- a CDS encoding HlyD family efflux transporter periplasmic adaptor subunit — translation MFNHKLPESKSTSITNLEQLPLIKVEPKSAPIPPQVKVFRVLRLVMAFSAVITVGLIATKQYSQVRSRQAFINAEIVSVRNPIAGNLQLKNLQPGQLITSGENIGAIKNLREGAELEVTKQGLISQIEQAKQTLVSLDAQIANRRQLIAQVEAEANNQQSLGVDYEMQQLEIVQNQLNHSLFVAQTAQKDQDRLLALADQGVIAQDKVERSQLNYNRAQNMVKSARSQLKQAQQKIEAAKAGLQLEGSKTLSYSEIRQRELQTEISDLQQQKAEVAVRQQTTEAELAKINRQLSLNQRAVITSPTNGTIWSVESKTGEYTDPSTPILELLNCQNRWVEAFFSEQNTDKLYSGRPVSVRLLGTENNQFISGTIESVRAGSGRVETGKDIAVPPPNNVRRQVAVRVKLNELPEVDSVQFCDVGRSAEVVFERGSI, via the coding sequence TTGTTCAATCATAAATTACCTGAGTCTAAATCTACGTCAATTACGAATTTAGAGCAACTACCTTTAATAAAAGTAGAACCTAAATCTGCACCAATTCCCCCGCAGGTTAAAGTATTTCGTGTTTTGCGTTTGGTAATGGCATTCAGTGCAGTAATTACCGTCGGATTAATTGCCACTAAACAATACTCGCAAGTACGTAGTCGTCAGGCGTTTATTAATGCGGAAATTGTCTCGGTTCGCAATCCTATTGCTGGTAATTTACAGCTAAAAAATCTTCAACCAGGTCAATTAATTACTTCAGGAGAAAACATTGGCGCGATCAAAAATTTACGAGAGGGGGCGGAACTAGAGGTAACCAAACAAGGTTTGATTTCACAGATCGAACAGGCAAAACAAACTTTAGTTAGTCTTGATGCCCAAATTGCTAATCGCCGCCAATTAATTGCTCAGGTAGAAGCAGAAGCCAACAATCAACAGAGCTTGGGAGTAGATTATGAGATGCAACAGTTAGAAATTGTGCAAAATCAGCTCAATCACAGCTTGTTTGTCGCTCAAACTGCCCAAAAAGACCAAGATCGTCTACTGGCTTTAGCCGATCAAGGTGTAATTGCTCAAGATAAAGTAGAAAGATCGCAGTTGAACTATAATCGCGCTCAAAATATGGTGAAGAGTGCGCGATCGCAACTGAAACAGGCTCAACAGAAGATAGAAGCAGCCAAAGCTGGACTACAGCTAGAAGGTTCTAAAACTCTTAGCTATTCGGAAATTCGTCAACGAGAATTACAGACGGAAATTAGCGATCTGCAACAGCAAAAAGCCGAGGTAGCAGTGCGTCAACAAACTACTGAAGCTGAATTGGCTAAAATTAATCGCCAGCTGTCACTCAATCAACGGGCTGTAATTACCAGTCCGACTAACGGAACTATTTGGTCGGTAGAATCTAAGACTGGAGAATATACCGATCCTAGCACCCCGATCTTAGAACTCTTAAACTGCCAAAATCGCTGGGTAGAAGCCTTCTTCTCAGAGCAAAATACTGACAAACTTTATTCTGGTAGACCTGTAAGTGTACGTTTATTAGGTACAGAGAATAATCAGTTTATTAGCGGCACGATTGAATCGGTTCGGGCAGGTTCGGGACGAGTGGAAACAGGAAAAGATATCGCCGTTCCTCCTCCTAATAATGTCCGTCGCCAGGTAGCAGTGCGAGTCAAGCTAAATGAGTTACCCGAGGTTGATTCAGTACAGTTTTGCGATGTGGGACGTAGCGCTGAAGTAGTTTTTGAACGAGGTTCTATTTAA
- a CDS encoding putative 2-dehydropantoate 2-reductase, whose translation MKPQLNFTGNDHRSRRSYAVIGTGAIGGFYGACLQKAGFDVHFLFNRDYQYVSQHGLVIESPDGDFTLPSVQAYRDANQMPQCDVVIVALKTTNNYLLPQILPQVLKEDGVVLVLQNGWGMEEEIAQIVGSDRLMGGVCFTFNYKLGAGHIRHLDYGLITLAEYAPDYTATGVTTRLCQIAADFSGANVMIQLHEDLFLARWQKLICNIPFNGLSVILNSAIEELIENADVLISIEQLMAEIVTAAAAYDRQIPELYIQKRLKQTATMKHYQTSMKVDFDQGRSLEVEAIFGNPLRKAWQAGVQMPQVSMLYRQLKFFDAQNRLAETASLS comes from the coding sequence ATGAAACCCCAATTAAATTTTACTGGCAATGACCATCGATCGCGACGCAGCTACGCTGTTATTGGAACTGGTGCAATCGGCGGTTTTTACGGAGCTTGCTTGCAAAAAGCAGGTTTTGACGTACATTTTCTCTTCAATCGTGATTATCAGTACGTTAGCCAACATGGGCTGGTTATTGAGTCTCCCGATGGAGATTTTACTCTACCTTCGGTTCAGGCATATCGTGATGCAAATCAGATGCCTCAGTGTGATGTCGTTATTGTCGCGTTGAAGACCACTAATAATTATCTTTTGCCTCAAATTCTGCCCCAGGTTCTCAAAGAGGATGGTGTAGTGCTAGTACTACAAAATGGCTGGGGTATGGAGGAAGAGATCGCTCAAATAGTGGGTAGCGATCGCCTGATGGGAGGTGTTTGTTTTACCTTCAACTACAAGTTGGGTGCGGGTCATATTCGCCATCTCGACTATGGTTTGATCACTTTAGCCGAATATGCCCCTGACTATACTGCTACGGGAGTGACGACCAGATTGTGTCAGATTGCAGCCGACTTTAGCGGTGCTAATGTGATGATTCAACTACATGAGGATTTATTTTTAGCGCGTTGGCAAAAGTTGATCTGTAATATTCCTTTTAACGGGCTTTCGGTAATCTTAAATTCAGCTATCGAAGAACTAATTGAGAATGCAGATGTTCTGATCTCGATCGAACAGTTAATGGCAGAAATAGTCACAGCCGCTGCGGCATACGATCGCCAAATTCCCGAACTCTATATTCAGAAGCGGCTCAAACAAACCGCCACCATGAAGCATTACCAAACCAGTATGAAAGTGGATTTCGACCAAGGGCGATCGCTCGAAGTAGAGGCGATTTTTGGCAATCCTTTGCGTAAAGCTTGGCAAGCTGGCGTACAAATGCCCCAGGTATCGATGCTTTATCGACAGCTAAAGTTTTTTGATGCCCAAAATCGTCTCGCCGAAACAGCTTCACTATCTTAG
- a CDS encoding MFS transporter has translation MKLIQIEKKLPILRAFRYRNYRLYFMGQGISQIGNWSTLLATSWLVYQLTDSAFLLGVVGFASRIPSLFLSPIAGVIADRGSRHRIIIVTQILSMVQSLLLAILAFSNIINVWQIIVLGLFQGTVNALYMPTLQAFVNEIIEQPEDLGNAIALNSSLVSSARLIGPAVAGFLVASAGAGICFLLDGLSYLAVIAGFLAMKVPPTKIAVSTTSTIHKLKEGFDYAFDNSAIRSMLLLLSLLGFVGLPYVTLTPIFAADILQGGAETLGLLMGASALGALIASVYLSSRSHIFGLERAIAIAPVLLGIGLIVFSFSKVLLFSLPVMVLIGFSVILQLASTNTVLQTIADSDKLGRLMSLVTMAVMGVVPFGNLFSGWLASQVGVTNTFIFNGLVCIGGALIFIRQLKSIQRVLLE, from the coding sequence TTGAAGCTAATACAGATTGAGAAAAAACTCCCAATTCTACGCGCTTTTCGCTATCGGAATTATCGTCTTTACTTTATGGGACAAGGAATTTCGCAAATTGGTAACTGGAGTACCCTGCTGGCTACCAGTTGGCTAGTTTATCAATTAACCGACTCCGCTTTTTTATTGGGTGTAGTTGGATTTGCTAGTCGCATTCCCTCCTTGTTTCTTTCGCCGATCGCTGGAGTTATTGCCGATCGCGGTTCACGGCATCGTATTATTATTGTCACGCAAATTTTATCGATGGTGCAGTCATTGCTGCTGGCCATATTGGCTTTTAGCAATATAATTAATGTTTGGCAGATTATTGTCTTAGGACTGTTCCAGGGTACAGTTAACGCTTTGTATATGCCGACGCTTCAGGCTTTTGTCAACGAAATAATCGAGCAGCCAGAAGACTTGGGCAATGCGATCGCCCTCAACTCTTCTTTGGTTAGTAGTGCTAGACTAATTGGTCCTGCGGTAGCTGGTTTTTTGGTAGCTAGCGCTGGTGCGGGAATTTGCTTTCTGCTGGATGGACTTAGTTATTTGGCAGTAATCGCTGGTTTTTTGGCGATGAAAGTTCCTCCCACGAAGATTGCCGTTAGTACGACCTCAACCATCCACAAGCTGAAAGAAGGATTTGACTATGCTTTTGATAATTCGGCAATTCGTTCGATGCTGTTATTGCTATCTTTGCTAGGATTTGTCGGCTTACCCTACGTAACTTTAACGCCCATTTTTGCCGCCGATATTCTCCAAGGCGGTGCGGAAACTTTAGGCTTATTGATGGGGGCTTCTGCCTTAGGAGCTTTAATTGCTAGCGTCTATCTCAGTTCGCGATCGCATATTTTTGGTTTAGAAAGAGCGATCGCGATCGCTCCTGTCTTACTCGGAATTGGCTTGATTGTTTTCTCTTTCTCGAAGGTTCTATTATTTTCTCTGCCTGTTATGGTACTAATCGGCTTCAGCGTAATTTTACAGCTAGCTTCAACCAATACAGTCTTGCAAACTATAGCTGATAGTGACAAACTAGGCAGATTGATGAGTTTAGTTACGATGGCGGTTATGGGTGTAGTTCCCTTTGGTAATTTATTCTCAGGTTGGTTAGCTAGTCAGGTTGGAGTAACTAATACCTTTATTTTTAATGGACTAGTTTGTATTGGGGGCGCGCTAATTTTTATTCGCCAACTTAAAAGTATTCAACGGGTATTGCTTGAATAG